TCCATGGAGTCAATTCCCCTTTGACGCAAAATCATTTCAGTCTTCCAATTAAGCCTTTTACCGGAGGCTTCGGAGTAATACCCAAAACGGTTTGTAGCGTCCGCAACCACCTCAGATAAGGTGCCTACCGTTTGTACCGCAATACTATCTGGAATTCGTTTAAACTCTAAATAAGATTCCCTAATGGATTTATGTTTAAACTCTTTTTGTAGTAATAAGGGTGTATTGTTGGCATATTCTTCTACAAAATCCTTGATTGTTCCGTATTCACTTTTAGGTAATACACTGGCAGCAATTCGTTGTATATCTTCAATGTTTTGATCAACAGCCTCCAAAGCAATGATCTTATATTCTCCAAAGGCACCATCCAATTGTGGACTTTCAAGTGAATTTTTCACTTCCAAAAAATAGGCCCATGTATCCATTAACGCTATTTTGGGTTCTGTTTGGAAGCTGATCTTGCCCAATTCTTCCGATGTTTGAATTTTCCAATGTAAAGTGTTGATTGGAATCGTCTCATGGTCATTGGCCAGTTTAGTGATACTATCTGCTGCCATTTCCACCCTATCCATGGCACCACGGGCGAAATTCTGGGTCAATAGCCTTGTATTCAATTCTCTAACACCTAGGGGCTTTTGCTCACTTTCTATTTTTACTAAAGAGCACGATGCCATTGATAGAAATACGATTAAAGATGGAAGGCAAATTGAAGCCCTCTTTCCCATAACGATGCTTTTATTTATACTACAAATCATATTTAAGGTATTCTAAGCCCTGGACTTTTTTAATGTTCGTATAAGATTGGTTTTCAAATGGAATCAGTATAAAAATTCAAAATTATTGACCCATAGCTCACTTCCGATGGCACCTGTAAAAAAATCTCCCAGGGCGCTGGAAGAAAACACTACCGTAACATGGGTAGGTGTATCGGTGGCATCACCCCAGGACTCCCCTTCGCGAATATTGGCGTACGCAAATTCTGGTTCGGAAGGTGACAACTCCCCATATTTTAGCTCAATTTCAAGACTACTCCAGTCCATCACTTCCGTTCCACTTCTGAACCACGCTGTCCCTATTCGATATATGTCATCCCCATCCCTTTTTTCCAATAGCACATAGATATCACATTGGTCCCCACCAGGAAGTACATTGCCATCGGCATCCTCGTAGGACGGTCCAGGAAGATACCTAAAATCAACTTGAAATGCCCTGGGTCGCCCATTAAACGGTGTGCCAAAATCTATATTTGACCTGGGGTCCGTTGGACTGGGAAATCCTTCTGTGAAGGTACCGGTAAAAAGGGTGGCTGCTGCCATTCGAACCAATAGGGGCGCTGCAACACTGGTCAGACGTGCTGCCAAATCCCCGCCACCGAGGTCCTCCGGATTGGTGTTGGCATCCCCGGCTATGGCTACGGCCCTGTTAGCTGTCCCCCAGACCGTACTTTCCGCATTTTCACCAGGTTGCTGATAATCGCTCACATTGTACCAAACGTCAAAATTACTGTTTGGAAGCTGTGGATTGGGCAAAGCCGGAACGGCATTCACGGACCAAACAGCTGTTGACCCATCCTCGGCAGTTACGGTATATAGTACTGTATCCTGGAAATCCTGGGCTTCCCCACTTGAAGGGGAAATCGCAGCCAAATTGGATATTTGGACGGTCGAGGGAACCAGACCGATGAGGTCGGCACCTTCGCTCATAGGAATTACTATACTCCGCGCCTCTTGGTCTATAGTGGTTACACCCGCTTGACCCGGTAATTGGAAAACCTTGATTTCCTTAAAAGATGAAAGACCAAATCTATCTTCCTGTATGCATGATTCCAGCCCGATTACGCACAATGCGGAAATGATAAGTAGTGTCCTATTCCTCTTTGCGCTTTGGGGGTCAAAATTCTTTTTCATCGAAATCATGATAGTGGACTTTAAAAATTAACGGCTTCAGAAATAATAGGCCAAACCCAGATTAAGCTGGAGAAGGTTGATTCTCAAATCTATGGCTGATTCCACAACCCTTTGACGGTTCTCTTCGTCATCATTTACCACCTCTTCTTCTATGCGTGTGGAAAAACCTGCAATATCAACCGTGGTTTCAAATGCCCAATGTCGGTCGAAGAACAAAACTAGTCCAGGGCTTACCCCAATTTCAATATCAATGAATTCTCCTTCAATTTTGTTTATTTCATTTTCAAGGAATTCCCTTTGTAAGGACTCACCTATGGTCACTCCCAACTCTGTTTGGATCAATATTTGCAATTGTCCCTTTCCTATTGGAATATAATTACGCATATTAGGTGCAATTGATAAACCTTGTTCCACACTCTTGGAAGTGACATTTGCTCCGTTCTCATCCAGAAAGGTTATTTCTTCCTGCTCCCTACCATAGGCTGCGGACAGACCTAAGGTCATATTGTCTTTAATCGCATATCCTGCGTTCCCTATTATCCTATAGTTATATCTATCCTGGTCCTGAACCTGTCTAAAGAGTTGGTCTTCGTTTTCTGCATTGCGTGAATTTAATGAGAACGTCAGCGAACTGTAATACCTGCCTTTGGTTATTCTAAATGTAGGCTCATCGGCCATGAATGTGTCTTGGGAATATCCCAATGAAGCATACAGGAACGCTACCAAGGTCACGGACAGTATTTTATATCTTTTCATCAGCTCAGGAGATTATTTGGACATTAGATATTTGGCTATGGCATGATAGGCCGGTAATGAAGTTGGGTCGATCTTGGCGTTTTTTGCCTCCGGATATGAGGCAAACCTCACCAGTACCATTTCAGCCAAGGGATCAATATAAATGGTTTGTCCATGTACGCCCCTTGCAGCGAAGGCACCATGCTCGTTATGGGTGATCCACCACATGTTCCTGTAGCTCCAACTCTTTAACGATTTGCCATAAACGGACTGGTCGAATGCATCCTTGTTTCCTCCATTCCTAATGTCCTCTACAAGACTTGAAGGGAGTATTTGGTTTTTATTGAATTTCCCGTTCTTGCGGATCATTTCGCCAAACAGGGCCATATCCCTCATGTTTGCACTGAACCCACCACCCGCAAAGGCAATTCCTGCACCATCAACCTGGAAGTAACCATCCACATGGGTGCCGAGGGGTCTCCAAATACGTTCGGACAATAGCTCTGGAAGGTGCTTTCCCGTTACCCGGGAAATGATCCAACCCATTACATCCGTATTGATCGTTTTGTAGCCAAAGACCTCCCCATGCCCACCTTCTTTTTGAACCGTTACCAAATAGTCGTAGTAATTGTTTGGGCCATTATAGGAGGGGGGCTTTGGAAATGGATTACCTGCAGCTGAAAATGCCCAGATTTCGGCATTGGGATTGGAATAGTCCTCACTGTATTTTAAACCTGTGGTCATATCCAGGATTTGTCTTATTGTCGCATCCCCAAATGCGGAATCACTTAATTCAGGAACATAATCCGATCCGGTTTTGTTTTCATCCAACAAGCCTTCTTGGACAAGCAAGGCACCCAAAGTTCCGATAAAGGTTTTGCTTACGGACATTGCAGCATGGACACCATTTGATTTTAAAGCACCAAAATATTTTTCATAAACGATCTTACCCTTATGTAAAATCAGGATGCCATCAGTATAATTCCTTAGGAGGGATTCCTTCCAGGTCATTGGCTCGGTACTATTCCACGGGAGGAAGGTTACTGCATCAATATTTGGGTCGGGCTTTACTTTAAGCTCGTACCGATTGGTGGCTGCGGCTTTGACCTCAGTGGTTGGCATGAATTGTCGCATGTGACAAACACTATAACGTAGGGCCGGGAACTGGAAGAAACTTCCATCAATAGCCGATACTATTTTTTCCTTTGGTGGTGGAAATCCTTGCATCCAACCTAATTTGGAAGGATCGGATTGCTCCGCCGTCAATGTTTCCTGGGTATTGGCCCTAACACAAAAGAACATTGCGAGCACCAATCCAATACTAATTTTCCTATTCATCCCTTCATTTTTTTTTGATTATAAATGTGGCATGTTCATCAATTATTGTTAGTCTAAAGTTTGAATACCACCACCATTTACAAATAGTACCTGTCCGCTTACCCATTCCGAAATCGGAGCGGCAAAATAGAGCACTGCACCCGCAATATCCTCCACTTTGCCCAATCTTTTAATGGGTGTGCCCGATAACATTTTGGCTTCGATTTCCGGGGTCAATACTTTGGACAGGGCTGCTGTTTTGGTAGCTCCCGGTCCAACAGCATTTACCCGGATACCATGGGGACCGTAGTCGAAAGCCAGATTCGCGGTCATATGGTTCAAGGCCGCCTTGGCACTGGCATAGGCACTGATGTTGGGACTTTTGTTGATGGAACCCATGGAGGTAATGTTTACCATGGAGCCGTATCCCTTTTTCTCCATTTCCGGGGCACATAATTGTGATAGCCGCCAGGCACTGAATACATTGAGTTGAAAAACCCAGGCAAACTCCTTAACTGATATCGCATAAGGGCTTTCCCTACCAGCGCCACCTCCTCCGGCATTGTTGATCAAAATCTCAATCCCACCAAAAACATCAACGGACGATTTGACCAGATTGACCAAATCATCATCTTTTAATACATTACAACTTATGGCAATGGCATTTCCACCGTCCTTCCTTATTTCGTGGGCAACGGCTTCTGCGGCTTCCTTCCTCAAATCGGAAACAACCACATTAGCACCATGGGCGGCTAGCATCTTACAGCATGCTTTCCCAATTCCATTTCCTCCGCCCGTTACTATTGTGGTTTTGTTGCTGCAATCAAAAAGATTGGAGTGGTTCATCAGATAGTCATTTTTGACTATTAAAAGATAAGAAAAATCATACAGAATACCATTATACATGTACTAACCTTGGACCTTTCCCCAAATTGAAAAAGGCAACCTATACATTGGGACAAAAACAAGATTCGGGAACCATGTAAATGCCATTTTCCCAAAGAAAACAAGCAATATTGATGCTGCGTAGGACCATACTGTGGTTATTTCCCCTTTAGCAAATTATAATGTAAACCAAAAGCCAGATTATTGAAGCCTTGAAAAGTGTAATCCAAGTTGATTTTAAATCGATTTAACCGGACACTTGTGCCCAAACTTCCCCTTAAGCCGGAAATACTTGCCTGTACATCAAATGGATTTTCAAACTGAATGGTCCCTTCTTGTGTACTGATAATGTACGTACCTTCCATAATATAATTGGATCTGCCCGTGACATACCCCAATCCACCATAGATGTTCCAAATGGGAAACTTTGTTGAGGTCAGGATCTCGAAAAGCCAGGAATTCAATGAGGCGTTAATGGACTGTGACTCACCGGTCACAAAACCATCCGTTTGAAAATCATAATCTGCATCCAATCTGCTAAAAGCTACAAATACCGAAATGGCCAATGGTAGTTCCCCAAGACTTTTAAAGCTTTGGGTCAATTCATTTTTTAATCCAAATCCAATAACCCCGATGGAGGCTTCCTCAATGGAAAGCTTTGGAAAGAAGCGCAGGCTAAATTCTGAATTCATAGGCAATCCTAAACTTGCCTGTATAAAGGCATTGGGAAGTAAATTGGTGGAAACGAGGCCTATACCCGTGGGTGCATCAAAAATGAACTCCTCGCCATTTCGGGTTGCCACAAAAGTCACTTCGGATTCCTTACTACCCAGTATGGTTGGAATCCTAACCAAGTTGCCCCCACCTAAAACTTCCAAATTATCAATAGCGCTGATATCGATTTCACGGGATAATTTCTCATTGGGCACAAAGGAGCCATTCGCAACCAAACCAATATCCATTTCCCATTTTTGTTTTATCCGTGCCGTATTGTTCCAAGCGCCCGTAAGTCCATACAACAAACCTTCGCTCAATGGCTCCAAGTAGATTGAGGCCAGCTCTTCCGCTGCTTCCACGCCCAAAACCAAATAACTTTTAATATCAAAGTCATCCTGGGCACTAAGTTTCAGTGATAGGAGCAAAAAAAGGAGGAAGGCTATTTTCTTTAAAGCGTACAATGCGCACAAATGATATTAAACTATGGTTTGAATTACATCATTTTTGGATTGGGATAATTGTCCGACTGATCTTCTGCCGTTTTATCCATACAGACAAAATCTTTTTCCAAAGTTAACATTAACCCACTTCCGTTATCAAGTCTCTGGGTATGGTAAAAACCAACTTTTTCGTTTGTGTTCCAGTTATTTAAGGAAATGATTGGAATATAAAGGACAATGGCACCATCCAAAAAAGAGGCGTGTAAATTATCATGTTTTTTAGAAGCTTTGACCGCATAGGAGAAGAATGACCCATCAAATTCCGTTTTTTCTTCAACAGTACCTGTCCCACACAACCTTTGCACTTCTGATTTGGTCAATCTAAACCGTACAGAATTTCCTCTAATTCTAATTTTCATTCTTCGTTTGCGTTTATGCCTTTTCTGATTCCAAAACTTCCTTTTTCTTGTATCTAAGCTTCCCCAACTCGATACCAATGGCAGTCTTTACAAGCATCGTGAAGAGGAAGGCTCCTAGGGCCCAAATACCTAAAGTTACCCATATCTCAACCCAAGTTGGTGTATATTCAGCTATTTTTCCATAAGGTCCTGGAATAAATCCGGGGACTATCAGTCCAAACCCTTTTTCAATCCAAATTCCTATAAACAGCATGAAACAGGAAAGATAAAGCATCCTAAAATTGTTACGCAGTTTATGGATTGTCAACAATACCGTGGCCAAAACATTAAGGGAGATAGCCGTCCATATCCAGGGCATTAAGGCATTTTTACCTTCCAGCCCAAAGTAAAGATAGTATGCACTTTCACTATGGTGGGTAGGGGCATAAAACTCCTTGAACAACTCAGAAATTAACATAATTAGATTGATTTGAGCGGCCACAGTAACGATCAGGGCAATTTTTTGAATGGTTTTGTCCGCAATTTGAAACTCGGAAAACTTCCGAATTGCCGCCAATACCATAATAATAAGTGCAGGTCCAGCAGCAAACGCAGATGCTAGAAAACGAGGTCCCAGCAAAGCATTGTTCCAAAAAGGCCTCGCTTGAAGGCCCTGATATAGAAATGCCGTAACCAGATGTATACCTACGGCCCATAAGACTGAAAGAATAGCGCCAGGAATATAGACTTTACGTTTTGCTTCTTTGCCTTGATAATGGCGAAATAATATGTACAGAGGTATTGAAATGTTTATAAAGAGATAACCATTTAATACAATAACGTCCCATGCCAACATCGAATTCGGAAAATTAAATACCCCTATTCCCGGTATGAGATGCCATGCTACCGCCGGACCTCCCAAATCTGCAATGATAAAAGCTAGGCACATAATAAGTGCGGCCACCGCCAATCCTTCACCAATTAATACGGCTTGTTTGAAATCAATATCATGTAAAACGTACGTTGGCATGACCAACATAACCGCTGCCGCCGCCACGCCCACCAAAAAGGTAAAATTGGAAATGTAGAGCCCCCAACTAACCCTATCCGTCATTCCAGTGGCACTCAAACCCAAATCCAGTTGAATGGAATAGGCATACATGCCCAAGAGCATTACCACAGTAAGTAAAAACATCCATAGATGATATACTTTTGAACCATGGGTTATATAACCCAGGCTGTCCCTTACCATATTCCTAAATGCCCTAAATGTTTCCATTTTTCCTTTTTCTACTAATGAATGACCGTTAATCCATAAAATACCAGAACTTAGGTTCTGTACCCAAATCTTCCTTTAATCGAAATACCTGCTTATTTTCCAATACCCATCTGATAGTGCTATCCGGATCCAATAAATTTCCAAATATCCTTGCTCCCGTTGGACAT
The sequence above is a segment of the Muricauda sp. SCSIO 64092 genome. Coding sequences within it:
- a CDS encoding PCMD domain-containing protein, which codes for MKKNFDPQSAKRNRTLLIISALCVIGLESCIQEDRFGLSSFKEIKVFQLPGQAGVTTIDQEARSIVIPMSEGADLIGLVPSTVQISNLAAISPSSGEAQDFQDTVLYTVTAEDGSTAVWSVNAVPALPNPQLPNSNFDVWYNVSDYQQPGENAESTVWGTANRAVAIAGDANTNPEDLGGGDLAARLTSVAAPLLVRMAAATLFTGTFTEGFPSPTDPRSNIDFGTPFNGRPRAFQVDFRYLPGPSYEDADGNVLPGGDQCDIYVLLEKRDGDDIYRIGTAWFRSGTEVMDWSSLEIELKYGELSPSEPEFAYANIREGESWGDATDTPTHVTVVFSSSALGDFFTGAIGSELWVNNFEFLY
- a CDS encoding serine hydrolase domain-containing protein, with product MNRKISIGLVLAMFFCVRANTQETLTAEQSDPSKLGWMQGFPPPKEKIVSAIDGSFFQFPALRYSVCHMRQFMPTTEVKAAATNRYELKVKPDPNIDAVTFLPWNSTEPMTWKESLLRNYTDGILILHKGKIVYEKYFGALKSNGVHAAMSVSKTFIGTLGALLVQEGLLDENKTGSDYVPELSDSAFGDATIRQILDMTTGLKYSEDYSNPNAEIWAFSAAGNPFPKPPSYNGPNNYYDYLVTVQKEGGHGEVFGYKTINTDVMGWIISRVTGKHLPELLSERIWRPLGTHVDGYFQVDGAGIAFAGGGFSANMRDMALFGEMIRKNGKFNKNQILPSSLVEDIRNGGNKDAFDQSVYGKSLKSWSYRNMWWITHNEHGAFAARGVHGQTIYIDPLAEMVLVRFASYPEAKNAKIDPTSLPAYHAIAKYLMSK
- a CDS encoding glucose 1-dehydrogenase, translated to MNHSNLFDCSNKTTIVTGGGNGIGKACCKMLAAHGANVVVSDLRKEAAEAVAHEIRKDGGNAIAISCNVLKDDDLVNLVKSSVDVFGGIEILINNAGGGGAGRESPYAISVKEFAWVFQLNVFSAWRLSQLCAPEMEKKGYGSMVNITSMGSINKSPNISAYASAKAALNHMTANLAFDYGPHGIRVNAVGPGATKTAALSKVLTPEIEAKMLSGTPIKRLGKVEDIAGAVLYFAAPISEWVSGQVLFVNGGGIQTLD
- a CDS encoding DUF6588 family protein, with translation MCALYALKKIAFLLFLLLSLKLSAQDDFDIKSYLVLGVEAAEELASIYLEPLSEGLLYGLTGAWNNTARIKQKWEMDIGLVANGSFVPNEKLSREIDISAIDNLEVLGGGNLVRIPTILGSKESEVTFVATRNGEEFIFDAPTGIGLVSTNLLPNAFIQASLGLPMNSEFSLRFFPKLSIEEASIGVIGFGLKNELTQSFKSLGELPLAISVFVAFSRLDADYDFQTDGFVTGESQSINASLNSWLFEILTSTKFPIWNIYGGLGYVTGRSNYIMEGTYIISTQEGTIQFENPFDVQASISGLRGSLGTSVRLNRFKINLDYTFQGFNNLAFGLHYNLLKGK
- a CDS encoding DUF7009 family protein, with translation MKIRIRGNSVRFRLTKSEVQRLCGTGTVEEKTEFDGSFFSYAVKASKKHDNLHASFLDGAIVLYIPIISLNNWNTNEKVGFYHTQRLDNGSGLMLTLEKDFVCMDKTAEDQSDNYPNPKMM
- the dsrP gene encoding sulfate reduction electron transfer complex DsrMKJOP subunit DsrP; the protein is METFRAFRNMVRDSLGYITHGSKVYHLWMFLLTVVMLLGMYAYSIQLDLGLSATGMTDRVSWGLYISNFTFLVGVAAAAVMLVMPTYVLHDIDFKQAVLIGEGLAVAALIMCLAFIIADLGGPAVAWHLIPGIGVFNFPNSMLAWDVIVLNGYLFINISIPLYILFRHYQGKEAKRKVYIPGAILSVLWAVGIHLVTAFLYQGLQARPFWNNALLGPRFLASAFAAGPALIIMVLAAIRKFSEFQIADKTIQKIALIVTVAAQINLIMLISELFKEFYAPTHHSESAYYLYFGLEGKNALMPWIWTAISLNVLATVLLTIHKLRNNFRMLYLSCFMLFIGIWIEKGFGLIVPGFIPGPYGKIAEYTPTWVEIWVTLGIWALGAFLFTMLVKTAIGIELGKLRYKKKEVLESEKA